The following proteins come from a genomic window of Candidatus Binataceae bacterium:
- a CDS encoding DUF2231 domain-containing protein, whose product MTLATLLPGAAHLQNIHPLVVHYPLALLSVAVMLYLATWIAGRPRWAWLAFWMLILGTVGAWVAAATGLYAEDGVMVARSVRNHLLLHHEHLMLVTVGLATVGTLWAGLAPPFPGRTRPFFVLLLIALVAVMTVGADYGGRLVYDYNAGGDACSQPIDFTR is encoded by the coding sequence GTGACCCTGGCTACCCTATTGCCGGGTGCGGCCCACCTGCAGAATATCCATCCTCTGGTGGTCCACTATCCCTTGGCTCTGCTCAGCGTGGCGGTCATGCTTTATCTAGCCACCTGGATAGCCGGCCGGCCCCGATGGGCGTGGCTGGCCTTTTGGATGCTAATCCTGGGCACGGTGGGGGCGTGGGTGGCGGCGGCGACTGGGCTTTATGCCGAGGACGGCGTGATGGTGGCGCGCTCGGTTCGCAACCACCTGCTGCTCCACCACGAGCACCTGATGTTGGTCACAGTCGGCTTGGCGACGGTAGGCACACTGTGGGCCGGCCTGGCTCCGCCCTTTCCCGGGCGAACACGCCCTTTTTTTGTCCTCCTGTTGATAGCACTGGTCGCGGTCATGACCGTGGGAGCGGATTATGGTGGGCGCTTGGTTTACGATTACAATGCCGGTGGCGATGCCTGCAGCCAGCCGATCGACTTCACCCGCTGA
- a CDS encoding LysM peptidoglycan-binding domain-containing protein: MGSLAGVTGKLGSPLSSAATATGHWRGFAAGILLGALVITAQARAQIVTHVSADSAPSWTATTGEPPSGQLQALQERDLLPPPSASRAAPAAPLPAPTRHSSGDLIYIVRPGDTLGAIADNFHVSLTELIRHNRAYSDGRLESGATLHIPNPFSAQVADLEQKIADLQTQQAVLQTQLQDARQQRQELTNQLQALSVQRLNLQREVQVLPWWRRVTAVALGATILMLGITGLALLEWFRMRAWFSTLARANERLRALDERYRNLVAKAELRFQQLYGRRRLSADNGISHPEEFEIERLNRELKQIISDQLQQVGVTAETGHRRSRFREWLVGTQAPAVIRSGRR; encoded by the coding sequence ATGGGATCGCTCGCAGGAGTAACCGGGAAGCTCGGGTCTCCACTCTCGTCGGCCGCGACTGCCACAGGTCACTGGCGAGGGTTTGCCGCGGGTATCCTACTGGGAGCGCTGGTAATCACCGCCCAGGCGCGGGCCCAGATTGTCACCCACGTAAGTGCCGACTCCGCTCCATCGTGGACCGCCACCACTGGTGAACCACCCTCGGGGCAACTCCAGGCGCTGCAAGAGCGCGACCTGTTGCCACCGCCAAGCGCCTCGCGCGCGGCACCCGCTGCGCCGCTGCCCGCCCCGACGCGTCACTCCAGCGGCGACTTGATATACATCGTACGCCCGGGAGATACCTTGGGCGCGATAGCCGATAACTTTCATGTTTCGCTGACGGAGCTTATCCGTCACAATCGCGCGTATTCTGATGGCCGCTTGGAGAGCGGCGCCACCCTGCACATCCCCAATCCTTTCAGCGCGCAAGTGGCTGACTTGGAACAAAAGATCGCCGACCTGCAAACGCAGCAGGCGGTATTGCAGACCCAACTTCAAGATGCTCGCCAGCAGCGGCAGGAACTGACCAATCAGTTGCAAGCGCTCTCTGTTCAGCGCCTCAACCTGCAGCGTGAAGTGCAGGTGCTGCCCTGGTGGAGACGAGTGACCGCGGTGGCGCTGGGGGCAACAATCCTGATGCTGGGAATAACCGGCTTGGCACTGCTGGAATGGTTCCGGATGCGGGCTTGGTTCAGCACTTTGGCGCGCGCCAACGAACGCTTGCGCGCGCTGGACGAACGCTATCGCAACCTGGTTGCCAAAGCCGAGCTGCGCTTCCAACAACTTTACGGCCGGCGCCGGCTTAGCGCCGACAACGGCATCAGCCATCCCGAGGAGTTCGAGATTGAGCGGCTTAACCGCGAACTCAAGCAAATTATCAGCGATCAGCTGCAGCAGGTCGGGGTCACAGCCGAGACCGGCCATCGCCGCTCTCGCTTCCGGGAATGGCTAGTGGGCACTCAAGCGCCCGCGGTGATTCGCTCGGGCCGGCGATGA